In the Pelmatolapia mariae isolate MD_Pm_ZW linkage group LG10_11, Pm_UMD_F_2, whole genome shotgun sequence genome, CCGGACAGAGGGCTGGTAGCTTGCATAGTGCCTCTCAGGACAACGATAAGTGTGTGAGTAGGGGTAAATAGCCCCATGCAACTCCACAGACACCCACCCTTGTTCCAGACAGAAGAATAGCACCCACTGTCTCTGCAGGATGGATGCAAATAACAGTTcagctcacacagacacacactagtGCTTGAAATTCATTCTTTAGGGTGTAGGACTGACAGACTGTGTGTTGCAGAAGCATTGTGGGAAAGGACAGTGTATTTTATAAGTAGGTCATACTACGTTTAGTGTCAGGGAAGACAGAAATGTAAtatgaagaaggaaaaaaatctagAAGCTGAAAGCTGGAGATGGAGATGACTTGAATTGACAAagcatttcagtttttatttttatttttatgatttgTCTGATATTGAGTTCCTTTGAAAAAGTAAATTTTAGTGAAGAAATAATGACGGTAACAAAGAAGAGGGTATTTTTCAAACAGGAGAGGACAGAGAAAAAGGGGAGAAGATGAAAATAAACCCACTTAAAGACTTTAAATATCCAGTCTtataagttttttgtttttgaggaaGGAAAATAGAAACACATTGCTGAACTTCCTTTATTATAAAACAAGAACTTAGGCGTTTTTCCTCCTATTTACATGTGTGAAGCAATGACTCTGTTATACAGTCATTGTTGTGAAGTAGCGTCAGTAAAtatatagttaaaaaaaatacatgcacacacaataGGGGCAGCGTCAGACCTGACGTCACCCCTGTCCGTACCGGTCACGTGACTACCGCGGAAGTCAACAAATCAGGCAGCGAAATGTAGCAACAAGCACTTTAGTCCGCTCAACTTCCccgtttttgtcttttgttcctTTAATGTTGGCTGCTTGCGGTTTGAAAACGCCTTCTTAAATGAGACACGTACCGGACACTGGACGCACTTTGAATCTACATTTATCCAGTTAGTTCagttaaaataacaacaaagtaaaaagaaaacctGCAGATCTTCAAAATGTTTAACGACTCGCTTCCTTCGAGAATTAACGTGGTGCTTGTGATGGCCTATGGCAGTCTGGTGAGTTTGTTTAACGTTGTTTGTGCTGGTTTAATCCAAACCGAAACAATGAACGCAGTCCCGGGTTACAGAGGTAATCGGGATGCTTGGACAGGTGCCTCATTCCTCATCAGAGGCTTGCAGTGGTTGATACTTTATCCAAAGACTCACTTCTACTTGTTAATCTGttattaaacacaaataaagctgttatTACAAGTTTGAACACCTGAATCCCTCAACCATGTTGTAATCCACTGAAAGGTACTAATAGTGTGTAAAATCTGTTTTATAAATATCACTGCAGCTCAATGTCTCCTCTGTAGTTTTGGTGCCTGTAGTTGGGCGATTAATCATAATAACATTCATAATTAttgtaatgtttaaaaaatgtcgACACTACACTGTGATTTAAGGATTTAGAGTGAGGACTGACAACATTTACCCTTTGGAGGCGTCACACCCTGGCTCAGGGACTGTGGCAAAGAAATGaagacagcaaaaaacaaacaaaacagtttatttataaaACCACAATTAACCAATGGAGCACACCCCAGGGCCCACGTGTGACTCATgttaatgtaatttaatttatatagcatGTTTAAGTTAAACATAAAAGCATATGTCGGTTTAAGATGTCTTAAGGcagtgaaaacagcaaaataaacgTTTACAATGAAGTAAAATACAAGTTAATGTACATGTGCatgcactcactcacacacacacagctattgAGTGGAAGCGTTTGAGAATAAAAAGAttttgtgtctgttgttgactgTATGCACAGATGTCATTCACCTCAGATCAGCAGGCAGCTTGTTCCAAAGAACAGCGTGATAGTGACTGAAAGCACCCTCATGTTCTCAGCACACTTAGATCTAATTCTGGGAGCATTTAAAAGATCTGCACCTGATGACCTGAGaggtcttttttttaactgattttaGGCACCATGTACAATATTAACATAAATGTTACCATGTGATGCATTGTTCCAGAAATATCTTGCAGGTGTTCTTCTTAGGGAGTGATAGGCAGGCagactaacaattccaaggagTTGGACTACTGGGTCATTAATCGAGAACGGGTTATTGTAGAAAACTGGTTCTCGATATTGATATTCTCGATATTGGTCCAAACCAAATATTTCGGTCTAATTTCTGTTTAGTTCTAAAGAGTATGTTGCCATTTACCCTCAATTTAGCCCCTAtacaacaaaacaatgaaacaaagacaCATTTAACCCTAGGACTTGCATTTATttacactatatggacaaaaaaaacagtgccacctacaggagctgcttggccatggaagtaatgtgtttaaaaaaagggaaactcAGACATCCATCTAACATTTAACTTTCTTTCAGATTTTTGTCTTGCTGTTCATCTTTGTCAAAAGACAAATTATGCGACTTGCCATGAAGTCTCGAAGAGGACCACATGTACCCCTTGGCCACAACGCACCAAAGGTGAAACACACACTATATTAATGCAAGTGTGttctgatgttttttgtgtttgtgctgaagAATTGTGTCTTTGTTCCAGGAGCTGAGACAAGAAATTGAAGCCAAGCTGAACCTGGTCCAGAAAATCCACTTTGAGCCTCGTCTGCTGTCTCCAGATGATGACCGGTTAATGCAGAGAGAACAGTCTGGTAAGAggagcaaacaaacacacacataacacgCACCACTCCTGAAGCTATTCATATAAATAGTTTCCATGCCCGTGCACTAagtagtctgtgtgtgtgtgtgcacatgttcCAGGTTCCTGTGACTATTTGTATAGAATGAAAGCACTTGATGCCATCAGAGATGCCGGTAAGCTTTTCtgttacagtttgttttgttttgccatGAATCCAGATTAAATCCTCCTGACTGCTACAGCAACATCTTCAACTGTTTGTCATTAGATTTTCCTTTTCGTGAACTTGGAGGAACGTCCACCGCTGTTACTGGAAAAAGATTTCGGACCTGGCTTCTGCAGCTACGAAATTCCCACTGCATGTTCAGAGAAAACCAGAGCTCTGTCATCGACACGGTGCTAGATGGCTACAATAAAGCTCGTCATGGGGCAGAGGTCAGCATTTCCTCAGACGGTCCACAACTCAGTCCTCTCTTATTTACTCACTGACTCAAGTACCAGGTTGGATCCCCCTTtgtcttcagaactgccttCATTAGTTCTTTATGGctcagattcaacaaggtgctggaaacattccccAGAGACTTTGGTCCATTTTGACACGATAGCATCACAGAGTTGCTGCAGCTTTGTTGGCTGCATATCCATTACAGCACGTTCTAaccctaccatccaaatgtcACAGGAGAAACAGAGACTTAGCAgagcaggcaacatttttccagtgtTCTGTTTTCCGATATTAATGAGCATGTGGGAGTTGtagtctcagtttcctgttcttagctgacagcagGGAGactcagtgtggtcttctgcttgaTAGTTCAACGTGTTTTGCTTTCAGAGATGCTTCTGTGCATACTCTGGCTGTAACAACAGCTTATTTGAGTTCTCCTCTGACATAATTTgctcagagaactgctgctctctAGATAGTTTCTCTTTTTCGGATGATTCTCTGTAAAACCTACAGATAGTCGTGTGGGTACATAATTagagttgctgccatgtaatTTGCTGATGAGATAGTTGTGTTAacatggatgaatggatgtaCCCAATAAACTGCCTGGTGAGTGTATATTATCATCAAACATCACGATTCTGTGACAAAATGAGTAACAGTTGTGCTGAACAAACAGCTCCATGTTGACCTTCCAGTGGGCTCCCAGTTTGTGTTGTAGTTCTGATGCACTTGATGTCATTTTGTTTGCTAATTCTTGtacttttt is a window encoding:
- the lg10_11h1orf43 gene encoding protein C1orf43 homolog, which translates into the protein MFNDSLPSRINVVLVMAYGSLIFVLLFIFVKRQIMRLAMKSRRGPHVPLGHNAPKELRQEIEAKLNLVQKIHFEPRLLSPDDDRLMQREQSGSCDYLYRMKALDAIRDADFPFRELGGTSTAVTGKRFRTWLLQLRNSHCMFRENQSSVIDTVLDGYNKARHGAEAFGEAEFLKYQEALTKLASIVKSQSSSTLSQHHQSAARDLTSTTEPASTSSPSPTQPTYLTSTMQQRSKRPRHFLELKNFKDNYNTLDSTL